The Toxorhynchites rutilus septentrionalis strain SRP chromosome 1, ASM2978413v1, whole genome shotgun sequence genome contains the following window.
CTGGCGGGTAATGCGGAGGATAGGAACCGTCCAGCACTGGAGGCATCAGATGTGGTGGTGGATAGTGTCCCGGTGGATGATATCCTCCTGGAGGGGGTGGGAGGCTACCTGGAGGATAGTGTTCGATCCCGGTGGTACCCGGCAGCACTCGGTGTGGGTAGTTAGGGTTCATATCCGGTGGAAAAACGGTGTTTGATATGGCCCCTTCGTGGGGATTGATAGGTAGCGGCTGGCCGTGTGGAAATTGAACGTTGTGTGACATCTTTTCGGAGCTGGATCTCGCAAAACACTGGGTTTGACGAACCTTGTTGACGACGTTTTTACAAGAAATTTGTCGAATATACACCGATAAGCTTTTTTTTATCGCTAGATATTAAAGTTATCGCAAAGATAACGAGCTGAGTAATGTTGTTTACATTAAATGTTAATGTTAGTTTTGGAAATCCGTCTTATCTTATATTGGTCGGTCAAATTTAGGCTATTGACGCAATCACATTAATTAGTAAATGAGAAACGGAATTCGCTAAAACGGTGAGTAATGCAGCAGAAGCAATTAAGCCCATAATCACTGCTAGTAAATAAGTGTGTCACACTATACACCAAAGGTTGCATTCCTGGAAAGCCTTTCGAGCATCTCGAGTCGGACATTCTCGATAGTAGGACATTTCCTATGCAAGTAAAGCCAAATGCAAACACGGCCAGCCAAACCGCCGCCACCGCCCGAGAAATTGATATTAATTTGCTGTTTAAACCTTCCGACAGACATTAGTTATCGCCGGGGAAGCCGAACGAAGCATGTCCAAAATGGCTCGTGAGCTAAATACACCTTCCAGTAGCGATGAAGGCAGCGGCAAGAGGTCGCCATCGTAAATATTTATCACCTTTAGTCGCAACAATTGCTTCTTCCCTTTATAGCAGTCCTACGGTAGAGATTGCTCCTCGAGACGTCT
Protein-coding sequences here:
- the LOC129761308 gene encoding uncharacterized protein LOC129761308, whose protein sequence is MSHNVQFPHGQPLPINPHEGAISNTVFPPDMNPNYPHRVLPGTTGIEHYPPGSLPPPPGGYHPPGHYPPPHLMPPVLDGSYPPHYPPVQHYPPLPDGYPTPYGRPTLCSLPPPPGNMKAKK